In Styela clava chromosome 10, kaStyClav1.hap1.2, whole genome shotgun sequence, the sequence TAAtcgagtggcagcattgcgatggAGCGGAAtaagagttgcagggacagctcatattgCTGTAATTTGCGAAAATACCAgtcaaaataaaatgtaatcgggcactttgccacacatttttatgttcgCGAATTGCTGCGGTATTTTGGAGtagtggtgcttttattttttcgacgcaatcgcagatttaatttatcgcaaaataaatgaataaatcaaCCATTTTAAATACGTATATTGGtcattgattaaatatttttatcaacagAAAAATCCTCACATATCctttgaaaaagtcggctcttttgaGTGGCGTACTCTCACCACTGACTCAAGAGCGGGGGTTTcgagtcgatgaatatgtatttttcaaatatcaatatactttatatgtattttcattgtaataaattaaatatactttctgggattttataccagatctttctaacgACGATGACGAATTTGCATGagcgcaatatatatatatatcaaaactaagtataatggggcagttgatcacacaatattatgtccgcggattagCGTGGTATTTAAGATTAAATTAAAATggagagacattttgaattcttctAGTTGTCATAAATTGAAtatcacaatatatattttttcgcgaaaagccggtatttttaaTGAACACGGAGATCATTTCAGGAGCCGTTACaagaaaatttccgattccatcttgtgacctctcgcgtcccccagtttaagaaccactggtgtgGTATCTTGAAGATAACCAAATGGCTGCCCAACCaaactattttttataattagttGCTGCAATGTGTGTTCTAAACAAGAAGGAGAGGAATGCGGTGGATTAGGGAACCATGCCGGAACTTGCGAAAAAGATCTTGAATGCAAAAGTGAGAAACTTAAGCCTGTAATACTACAAGATGGACGCATCCTGTATCCTCCTGTTGACATTCAAACTGCAGGAACTTGCAGaaaacaaaagtaaatttatttttatttgcctTCGAATATTAACAGTTTGTCATTTTGAGTTGATacctagaattttttttaacattttggCCAAAATTGAGTTGGCAAACAGAATATTAAGAAAAACTATAGAAAAGTTTAGGATATGAAAAGATATTCTCTAGATTCTTTAGCGGCAAAAATTTAATCTTACTAAGTATGATTCTATATGTTCAAGTTGTAAGAGTATGAAATGAACTAAAATtagataaatgatatatattataaatttgtcTTAGTAATATCTTTCCTATTTTCATTTCTAGAAAGTAAGTTGTGGAAGAGCTTCTGAAAGACACTCGGTTTCAAGAGAATAAGTTGTGGAATTATGGAACATTAAGAATTCGAAACAGATAccgaaaaattttgtttaataaatttgttGTCTTGAAGCAAATTCTTGTTTTTTGATTTAATTGAATTAGGAAAAGCGCAATTATATGTTTAGCAAAACAGcgctaaattttattgtaatctGCATCACTAATAGTGGAATCGGGATCCATTATCTTTGTTTTACTTTCATTTTACAAATGGAAAATAGTACCACCTCAACACAAGAATTGATTGATACTGTAAAACATGGATTTaggtttcaaaatatatatttcgattTATTGCTAGTACAAATTTTATATAACTCTCAGGTgacattaattaataaataatggAAATATCTATAAGAAATCAGCATTTACCAATTAATACACGGATGGCCACCATTTATTGACAATTTACTTAGGTCTCGAACAGAATC encodes:
- the LOC144428010 gene encoding venom protein 302-like; the encoded protein is MDWKTVLVLCSIVASTKAFSCWECSEYICPDVLCEGSLVKGVCGCCNVCSKQEGEECGGLGNHAGTCEKDLECKSEKLKPVILQDGRILYPPVDIQTAGTCRKQKK